A region of Oxyura jamaicensis isolate SHBP4307 breed ruddy duck chromosome 5, BPBGC_Ojam_1.0, whole genome shotgun sequence DNA encodes the following proteins:
- the AKIP1 gene encoding A-kinase-interacting protein 1 → MAGARTAGLARAVLERARRRRRQEPEEEREAGSGLPPPQRGDPERLGAAFASLASLVGRAAAECEKYYRLVPAWRCKEHEVKHICRYHSRQAGEKEFEPSKEEKNASTVESSRARTCHQRTRKASKDIYIEVSPGTYSITATSEDMVKQTHVVDISAGQSIDLTFVL, encoded by the exons atGGCCGGAGCGCGGACGGCGGGGCTGGCGCGCGCCGTGCTGGAgcgggcgcggcggcggcggcggcaggagcCGGAGGAGGAGCGGGAAGCGGGCAGCGGCCTCCCGCCGCCGCAGCGGGGGGACCCGGAGCGCCTCGGCGCGGCCTTCGCGTCCCTCGCGAGCCTCGTGGGCCGAGCGGCGGCGGAGTGCGAG AAGTACTATAGATTGGTGCCCGCCTGGAGATGCAAAGAGCATGAAGTCAAACACATCTGCAGATATCACAGCAGGCAAGCAGGGGAAAAAGAGTTCGAGCCCTCTAAAGAAGAG aaaaatgcATCCACAGTAGAATCCAGTCGAGCTAGAACTTGCCATCAGCGC ACCAGGAAAGCTTCCAAAGACATCTACATTGAAGTTTCTCCTGGCACCTATTCTATCACCGCAACCTCAGAGGACATGGTGAAACAAACCCACGTGGTGGACATCAGCGCAGGACAAAGTATTGATTTAACTTTTGTTCTATGA
- the C5H11orf16 gene encoding uncharacterized protein C11orf16 homolog isoform X2 has product MQNLMDGKSYGNVMDKLSICTDTQCIQLTRPFCADPLVTFHVYPEAPNQVTCSEDLSFFPFMSEHLITENFYSEPSGFSYQVPHSSYNRSLQVAAFPQMAHSKGFQPVDHRCCGVMPALDKLPCFRVIPAVSPCWRSSLAAHPTWVTKPPAPQRCQRIDHCLPSPGPAWRRLSISGRSAGLDRNVPVLVRGEQDGFYYRGTVKEEMENERGLFLVEFAEPFQSLGRHPVGMQKTVKDDILEYTNGMKHSLLPGDKVLAPWEPDTGRYGPGTVLTGIETRDPLRASEDEEITVQFWNDKKVKLPLGVALWIPPSLCGRIVEMIHMPFTSRLRPRASPDTNSCIFSCSPKTALISVCAVHSFAKHSLLCSPCWPLFRYHCGCMCCSSACVRCICCCHPCSDAWWPLPPRSLVFQRKPEEVEPSSKSSPHLLELEGLKQGESAAVAASSPCDSECDVESFLTKSDVVDSAVNTDSSHPEKPRLEESAEPKWKYWKRSQCKSQPSNSGGRFCGIMKKKV; this is encoded by the exons ATGCAGAACCTGATGGATGGCAAAAGCTATGGTAACGTCATGGACAAGTTGTCCATCTGTACTGACACTCAGTGCATACAGCTCACCAGGCCTTTCTGTGCAGACCCATTGGTCACGTTTCACGTGTACCCAGAAGCACCAAACCAGGTCACTTGCTCTGAAGATCTgtcattctttcctttcatgTCTGAGCATCTCATCACGGAGAACTTCTACAGTGAGCCGAGCGGCTTTTCCTACCAAGTGCCCCATTCCAGTTACAACAGAA GCTTGCAGGTAGCTGCTTTTCCACAAATGGCTCATTCAAAAGGGTTCCAGCCTGTGGATCACAGATGCTGCGGTGTGATGCCAGCTCTGGACAAACTCCCGTGCTTCAGGGTCATCCCTGCTGTCAGCCCCTGCTGGAGGAGCTCTTTGGCGGCGCATCCCACCTGGGTCAccaagccccctgccccccagaG GTGCCAGCGGATTGACCACTGCCTCCCATCCCCTGGCCCAGCGTGGAGGAGGCTGAGCATATCAGGGAGATCAGCGGGCTTAGACAGGAATGTCCCTGTTCTGGTGAGAGGGGAACAGGATGGATTTTATTACCGGGGTACAGTGAAAGAGGAGATGGAG AATGAAAGAGGACTGTTCCTGGTAGAGTTTGCCGAACCATTTCAGTCACTTGGAAGGCATCCAGTCGGCATGCAAAAAACAGTGAAGGATGACATCCTGGAATATACGAATGGTATGAAGCACTCCTTACTCCCTGGAGACAAAGTGCTGGCGCCTTGGGAACCAGATACGGGGAGGTATGGCCCAGGAACTGTCCTCACGGGCATTGAGACAAGGGACCCCTTACGAG CctcagaagatgaagaaattacGGTCCAGTTCTGGAATGACAAGAAAGTGAAACTCCCTCTAGGTGTAGCTCTGTGGATCCCTCCTAGCCTGTGTGGGAGAATTGTAGAGATGATCCACATGCCCTTCACCAGCAGGTTAAGGCCCAGAGCAAGTCCTGACActaattcttgtattttttcctgcagtccTAAAACAGCCCtgatttctgtttgtgctgTACACAGTTTTGCTAAGCACAGCTTGCTctgctcaccctgctggccactttTCCGCTATCATTGTGGTTGTATGTGCTGTTCATCAGCCTGTGTCAGGtgcatctgctgctgccatccctgTTCTGATGCCTGGTGGCCTCTTCCACCCAGGTCTCTGGTCTTTCAGAGAAAACCTGAAGAGGTAGAGCCCAGCAGCAAATCCTCTCCACACCTTTTAGAACTGGAAGGTCTGAAACAAGGAGAATCAGCAGCTGTGGCAGCTTCTTCCCCTTGTGATTCAGAGTGTGATGTGGAGTCGTTCCTAACTAAGAGTGATGTTGTGGACAGTGCTGTTAACACAGACTCCAGCCATCCTGAGAAGCCCAGGTTAGAAGAATCCGCAGAACCCAAGTGGAAATACTGGAAAAGGAGCCAGTGCAAGTCCCAACCCAGTAATTCAG gAGGAAGGTTTTGTGGCATCatgaaaaaaaaggtgtaa
- the C5H11orf16 gene encoding uncharacterized protein C11orf16 homolog isoform X4, whose amino-acid sequence MAHSKGFQPVDHRCCGVMPALDKLPCFRVIPAVSPCWRSSLAAHPTWVTKPPAPQRCQRIDHCLPSPGPAWRRLSISGRSAGLDRNVPVLVRGEQDGFYYRGTVKEEMENERGLFLVEFAEPFQSLGRHPVGMQKTVKDDILEYTNGMKHSLLPGDKVLAPWEPDTGRYGPGTVLTGIETRDPLRASEDEEITVQFWNDKKVKLPLGVALWIPPSLCGRIVEMIHMPFTSRLRPRASPDTNSCIFSCSPKTALISVCAVHSFAKHSLLCSPCWPLFRYHCGCMCCSSACVRCICCCHPCSDAWWPLPPRSLVFQRKPEEVEPSSKSSPHLLELEGLKQGESAAVAASSPCDSECDVESFLTKSDVVDSAVNTDSSHPEKPRLEESAEPKWKYWKRSQCKSQPSNSEITSCSSTCTKGKLESKAISVVDVFHVALASWSVPENRQF is encoded by the exons ATGGCTCATTCAAAAGGGTTCCAGCCTGTGGATCACAGATGCTGCGGTGTGATGCCAGCTCTGGACAAACTCCCGTGCTTCAGGGTCATCCCTGCTGTCAGCCCCTGCTGGAGGAGCTCTTTGGCGGCGCATCCCACCTGGGTCAccaagccccctgccccccagaG GTGCCAGCGGATTGACCACTGCCTCCCATCCCCTGGCCCAGCGTGGAGGAGGCTGAGCATATCAGGGAGATCAGCGGGCTTAGACAGGAATGTCCCTGTTCTGGTGAGAGGGGAACAGGATGGATTTTATTACCGGGGTACAGTGAAAGAGGAGATGGAG AATGAAAGAGGACTGTTCCTGGTAGAGTTTGCCGAACCATTTCAGTCACTTGGAAGGCATCCAGTCGGCATGCAAAAAACAGTGAAGGATGACATCCTGGAATATACGAATGGTATGAAGCACTCCTTACTCCCTGGAGACAAAGTGCTGGCGCCTTGGGAACCAGATACGGGGAGGTATGGCCCAGGAACTGTCCTCACGGGCATTGAGACAAGGGACCCCTTACGAG CctcagaagatgaagaaattacGGTCCAGTTCTGGAATGACAAGAAAGTGAAACTCCCTCTAGGTGTAGCTCTGTGGATCCCTCCTAGCCTGTGTGGGAGAATTGTAGAGATGATCCACATGCCCTTCACCAGCAGGTTAAGGCCCAGAGCAAGTCCTGACActaattcttgtattttttcctgcagtccTAAAACAGCCCtgatttctgtttgtgctgTACACAGTTTTGCTAAGCACAGCTTGCTctgctcaccctgctggccactttTCCGCTATCATTGTGGTTGTATGTGCTGTTCATCAGCCTGTGTCAGGtgcatctgctgctgccatccctgTTCTGATGCCTGGTGGCCTCTTCCACCCAGGTCTCTGGTCTTTCAGAGAAAACCTGAAGAGGTAGAGCCCAGCAGCAAATCCTCTCCACACCTTTTAGAACTGGAAGGTCTGAAACAAGGAGAATCAGCAGCTGTGGCAGCTTCTTCCCCTTGTGATTCAGAGTGTGATGTGGAGTCGTTCCTAACTAAGAGTGATGTTGTGGACAGTGCTGTTAACACAGACTCCAGCCATCCTGAGAAGCCCAGGTTAGAAGAATCCGCAGAACCCAAGTGGAAATACTGGAAAAGGAGCCAGTGCAAGTCCCAACCCAGTAATTCAG AAATCACCAGTTGCAGCAGCACATGTACAAAGGGCAAGCTGGAATCCAAAGCCATCTCTGTTGTGGACGTGTTCCATGTTGCACTGGCTAGCTGGAGTGTCCCTGAAAACAGACAGTTCTGA
- the C5H11orf16 gene encoding uncharacterized protein C11orf16 homolog isoform X1, translating to MQNLMDGKSYGNVMDKLSICTDTQCIQLTRPFCADPLVTFHVYPEAPNQVTCSEDLSFFPFMSEHLITENFYSEPSGFSYQVPHSSYNRSLQVAAFPQMAHSKGFQPVDHRCCGVMPALDKLPCFRVIPAVSPCWRSSLAAHPTWVTKPPAPQRCQRIDHCLPSPGPAWRRLSISGRSAGLDRNVPVLVRGEQDGFYYRGTVKEEMENERGLFLVEFAEPFQSLGRHPVGMQKTVKDDILEYTNGMKHSLLPGDKVLAPWEPDTGRYGPGTVLTGIETRDPLRASEDEEITVQFWNDKKVKLPLGVALWIPPSLCGRIVEMIHMPFTSRLRPRASPDTNSCIFSCSPKTALISVCAVHSFAKHSLLCSPCWPLFRYHCGCMCCSSACVRCICCCHPCSDAWWPLPPRSLVFQRKPEEVEPSSKSSPHLLELEGLKQGESAAVAASSPCDSECDVESFLTKSDVVDSAVNTDSSHPEKPRLEESAEPKWKYWKRSQCKSQPSNSEITSCSSTCTKGKLESKAISVVDVFHVALASWSVPENRQF from the exons ATGCAGAACCTGATGGATGGCAAAAGCTATGGTAACGTCATGGACAAGTTGTCCATCTGTACTGACACTCAGTGCATACAGCTCACCAGGCCTTTCTGTGCAGACCCATTGGTCACGTTTCACGTGTACCCAGAAGCACCAAACCAGGTCACTTGCTCTGAAGATCTgtcattctttcctttcatgTCTGAGCATCTCATCACGGAGAACTTCTACAGTGAGCCGAGCGGCTTTTCCTACCAAGTGCCCCATTCCAGTTACAACAGAA GCTTGCAGGTAGCTGCTTTTCCACAAATGGCTCATTCAAAAGGGTTCCAGCCTGTGGATCACAGATGCTGCGGTGTGATGCCAGCTCTGGACAAACTCCCGTGCTTCAGGGTCATCCCTGCTGTCAGCCCCTGCTGGAGGAGCTCTTTGGCGGCGCATCCCACCTGGGTCAccaagccccctgccccccagaG GTGCCAGCGGATTGACCACTGCCTCCCATCCCCTGGCCCAGCGTGGAGGAGGCTGAGCATATCAGGGAGATCAGCGGGCTTAGACAGGAATGTCCCTGTTCTGGTGAGAGGGGAACAGGATGGATTTTATTACCGGGGTACAGTGAAAGAGGAGATGGAG AATGAAAGAGGACTGTTCCTGGTAGAGTTTGCCGAACCATTTCAGTCACTTGGAAGGCATCCAGTCGGCATGCAAAAAACAGTGAAGGATGACATCCTGGAATATACGAATGGTATGAAGCACTCCTTACTCCCTGGAGACAAAGTGCTGGCGCCTTGGGAACCAGATACGGGGAGGTATGGCCCAGGAACTGTCCTCACGGGCATTGAGACAAGGGACCCCTTACGAG CctcagaagatgaagaaattacGGTCCAGTTCTGGAATGACAAGAAAGTGAAACTCCCTCTAGGTGTAGCTCTGTGGATCCCTCCTAGCCTGTGTGGGAGAATTGTAGAGATGATCCACATGCCCTTCACCAGCAGGTTAAGGCCCAGAGCAAGTCCTGACActaattcttgtattttttcctgcagtccTAAAACAGCCCtgatttctgtttgtgctgTACACAGTTTTGCTAAGCACAGCTTGCTctgctcaccctgctggccactttTCCGCTATCATTGTGGTTGTATGTGCTGTTCATCAGCCTGTGTCAGGtgcatctgctgctgccatccctgTTCTGATGCCTGGTGGCCTCTTCCACCCAGGTCTCTGGTCTTTCAGAGAAAACCTGAAGAGGTAGAGCCCAGCAGCAAATCCTCTCCACACCTTTTAGAACTGGAAGGTCTGAAACAAGGAGAATCAGCAGCTGTGGCAGCTTCTTCCCCTTGTGATTCAGAGTGTGATGTGGAGTCGTTCCTAACTAAGAGTGATGTTGTGGACAGTGCTGTTAACACAGACTCCAGCCATCCTGAGAAGCCCAGGTTAGAAGAATCCGCAGAACCCAAGTGGAAATACTGGAAAAGGAGCCAGTGCAAGTCCCAACCCAGTAATTCAG AAATCACCAGTTGCAGCAGCACATGTACAAAGGGCAAGCTGGAATCCAAAGCCATCTCTGTTGTGGACGTGTTCCATGTTGCACTGGCTAGCTGGAGTGTCCCTGAAAACAGACAGTTCTGA
- the C5H11orf16 gene encoding uncharacterized protein C11orf16 homolog isoform X3, whose product MVSSVVGLQLFLAGQVSTSVPGGNDAGNLLSNWKTLAANVSCIDQGKGQGLQVAAFPQMAHSKGFQPVDHRCCGVMPALDKLPCFRVIPAVSPCWRSSLAAHPTWVTKPPAPQRCQRIDHCLPSPGPAWRRLSISGRSAGLDRNVPVLVRGEQDGFYYRGTVKEEMENERGLFLVEFAEPFQSLGRHPVGMQKTVKDDILEYTNGMKHSLLPGDKVLAPWEPDTGRYGPGTVLTGIETRDPLRASEDEEITVQFWNDKKVKLPLGVALWIPPSLCGRIVEMIHMPFTSRLRPRASPDTNSCIFSCSPKTALISVCAVHSFAKHSLLCSPCWPLFRYHCGCMCCSSACVRCICCCHPCSDAWWPLPPRSLVFQRKPEEVEPSSKSSPHLLELEGLKQGESAAVAASSPCDSECDVESFLTKSDVVDSAVNTDSSHPEKPRLEESAEPKWKYWKRSQCKSQPSNSEITSCSSTCTKGKLESKAISVVDVFHVALASWSVPENRQF is encoded by the exons ATGGTTAGCTCTGTAGTTGGGTTGCAGCTGTTTTTAGCTGGTCAGGTCAGCACGTCAGTTCCTGGTGGTAACGACGCTGGCAACCTTCTTAGCAACTGGAAAACGCTGGCAGCAAATGTTTCTTGCATCGACCAGGGAAAAGGGCAAG GCTTGCAGGTAGCTGCTTTTCCACAAATGGCTCATTCAAAAGGGTTCCAGCCTGTGGATCACAGATGCTGCGGTGTGATGCCAGCTCTGGACAAACTCCCGTGCTTCAGGGTCATCCCTGCTGTCAGCCCCTGCTGGAGGAGCTCTTTGGCGGCGCATCCCACCTGGGTCAccaagccccctgccccccagaG GTGCCAGCGGATTGACCACTGCCTCCCATCCCCTGGCCCAGCGTGGAGGAGGCTGAGCATATCAGGGAGATCAGCGGGCTTAGACAGGAATGTCCCTGTTCTGGTGAGAGGGGAACAGGATGGATTTTATTACCGGGGTACAGTGAAAGAGGAGATGGAG AATGAAAGAGGACTGTTCCTGGTAGAGTTTGCCGAACCATTTCAGTCACTTGGAAGGCATCCAGTCGGCATGCAAAAAACAGTGAAGGATGACATCCTGGAATATACGAATGGTATGAAGCACTCCTTACTCCCTGGAGACAAAGTGCTGGCGCCTTGGGAACCAGATACGGGGAGGTATGGCCCAGGAACTGTCCTCACGGGCATTGAGACAAGGGACCCCTTACGAG CctcagaagatgaagaaattacGGTCCAGTTCTGGAATGACAAGAAAGTGAAACTCCCTCTAGGTGTAGCTCTGTGGATCCCTCCTAGCCTGTGTGGGAGAATTGTAGAGATGATCCACATGCCCTTCACCAGCAGGTTAAGGCCCAGAGCAAGTCCTGACActaattcttgtattttttcctgcagtccTAAAACAGCCCtgatttctgtttgtgctgTACACAGTTTTGCTAAGCACAGCTTGCTctgctcaccctgctggccactttTCCGCTATCATTGTGGTTGTATGTGCTGTTCATCAGCCTGTGTCAGGtgcatctgctgctgccatccctgTTCTGATGCCTGGTGGCCTCTTCCACCCAGGTCTCTGGTCTTTCAGAGAAAACCTGAAGAGGTAGAGCCCAGCAGCAAATCCTCTCCACACCTTTTAGAACTGGAAGGTCTGAAACAAGGAGAATCAGCAGCTGTGGCAGCTTCTTCCCCTTGTGATTCAGAGTGTGATGTGGAGTCGTTCCTAACTAAGAGTGATGTTGTGGACAGTGCTGTTAACACAGACTCCAGCCATCCTGAGAAGCCCAGGTTAGAAGAATCCGCAGAACCCAAGTGGAAATACTGGAAAAGGAGCCAGTGCAAGTCCCAACCCAGTAATTCAG AAATCACCAGTTGCAGCAGCACATGTACAAAGGGCAAGCTGGAATCCAAAGCCATCTCTGTTGTGGACGTGTTCCATGTTGCACTGGCTAGCTGGAGTGTCCCTGAAAACAGACAGTTCTGA
- the TMEM9B gene encoding transmembrane protein 9B yields MAGGGGGWLRLCWLLAALAGLGAQAKNSEDVRCKCICPPYKDHSGHIYNKNVSQKDCDCLHVVEPMPVPGPDVEAYCLRCECKYEERSSVTIKVTIIIYLSILGLLLLYMVYLTLVEPILKRRLFGHSQLIQSDEDIGDHQPFANAHDVLARSRSRANVLNKVEYAQQRWKLQVQEQRKSVFDRHVVLS; encoded by the exons atggcgggcggcggcgggggctggCTGCgcctctgctggctgctggccgCGCTGGCGGGGCTGGGCGCGCAGGCCAAG aattCTGAGGATGTCCGATGTAAATGCATCTGCCCTCCTTACAAAGACCACTCGGGCCATATATACAACAAAAACGTTTCACAGAAAGACTG TGACTGTCTTCATGTGGTTGAGCCTATGCCTGTCCCTGGACCTGATGTAGAAGCATATTGTTTACGTTGCGAATGCAAATATGAAGAGAGAAGCTCTGTCACAATTAAG GTTACAATCATCATATACCTGTCTATTTTGGGCCTACTTCTTCTCTACATGGTGTACCTTACGCTGGTGGAACCTATCCTGAAGAGACGTCTCTTTGGACATTCACAGCTCATCCAGAGTGATGAAGACATTGGG GATCACCAGCCTTTTGCAAATGCTCATGATGTGCTGGCTCGTTCTCGGAGCCGCGCCAATGTATTGAACAAAGTGGAATATGCCCAACAACGCTGGAAGTTGCAGGTCCAAGAGCAACGCAAATCTGTTTTTGACCGTCATGTTGTGCTGAGTTAA